The sequence GTCGTGGAGTACATCGATAGCTACGGTAACCTGTGCCAGCGATTGGTGGCCCCATCCGGGCAGCTGCGGTTAAGCGCGACGGCCATTGTTGATGTGCCTGATGGCATTGACGTGCAGCCCGGTGCCGAGTTTGTGCCGGTGCAAGACCTGCCCGATTACGCGCTTCAGTTTTTGTTGCCCAGTCGCTATTGCCAATCTGACTTGCTCGGCGATCTGGCCACCGAAATTGTTGGAGATCTGGAGTCGGCCTACGACCAAGTTGAGGCCATTCGCCACTGGATTCACACCCATATCGAATACCGCTACGACACTAGCAATGCCTCTACCTCGGCCCTCGAAACCGAAAAAAACCGGGTGGGGGTCTGCCGCGACTTTGTGCATTTAGGCCTTGCTCTATGCCGCAGTTTGACCATTCCAGCACGCATGGTGGTGGGCTATCTCTACCAGCTCGACCCGATGGATCTGCATGCCTGGTTTGAAGCCTATGTGGGCGATCGCTGGTATACCTTTGACGCGACTCAGCCCACCCCCCGGGGCAATCGAATTGCGATCGCCTACGGGCGAGATGCCGCCGATGTTGCGTTAGCGACTCAGTTTGGTCCGCTAAATTTGACCGAAATGAAGGTGTGGGTAAACGCCGCGACCTTGTAGTTGTCTTGCAATCCGCTCAAAGCTGGACAAGATCGACTAGAATGGGGCTTATACCAGCGACGACGCTACCCGTTGCGAGGCAGCCTGTGCGGATGCCATACGTTTTTAACCCCTTTCTTGACCTGGTTTTCTAACCTCTGGCGTTGTGCTGCTCAGCAGGGCAGCGAATTTATAATCGTGCAGCTTAGGTAATTTTCTGAGCCGTTTTTTCTAGGTGGTAGGCATGACTCACCCTACAGCCGCTGGCATTGCAAGCTCAAATTTGAGATTTGCTTTCCCAACCCTTTCTTGATCGTGCAGAATTCTGTAGAGCGGCTGGAGATGGCCTCGTTTGTAAGCCGCCAGCTCCAATTATGCTATGCCCGGAGAAGCTAGCCAAGCCCCCAGGC is a genomic window of Nodosilinea sp. E11 containing:
- a CDS encoding transglutaminase domain-containing protein — translated: MRLDAGCQLVFETTEPSPLILMLMPRTGAAQQVMQAEFQVQPDSPVVEYIDSYGNLCQRLVAPSGQLRLSATAIVDVPDGIDVQPGAEFVPVQDLPDYALQFLLPSRYCQSDLLGDLATEIVGDLESAYDQVEAIRHWIHTHIEYRYDTSNASTSALETEKNRVGVCRDFVHLGLALCRSLTIPARMVVGYLYQLDPMDLHAWFEAYVGDRWYTFDATQPTPRGNRIAIAYGRDAADVALATQFGPLNLTEMKVWVNAATL